TGTATTCCTGGGGTTTCTGGCCGACAGGTTGGGTCGAAAAACTACTATTGTCATCGGGTTGGGAATTTTTGCTTTAAACTCCTTTTTATACATTGTTGGAAATACATTTGGATTTATTTTAACTCTTATGGCAATTGGAGGTCTGGCTATTGGCGTTTTTAAAACCGGGGCACTTGCTCTAATTGGCGATATTAGCAAATCTACAAAAGAACACACTTCAACAATGAATGCTGTGGAAGGCTTTTTTGCAGTTGGTGCCATTATTGGCCCTTTTATAGTTACCTATCTTCTTTCAAAAAATGTGGCCTGGCAATGGCTGTATGTAGTTGCGGGGATACTTTGTGTTGTTTTAATACTTATGGCTCTGCTGGTTGAGTACCCTAAAACCATAAAAGAATCTGAAGAACCGGTAAATGTAAAAGGAGCACTGAAGATGTTAAAAGACCCCTATGCATTAGGGTTCTCAATAGGTGCATTTCTTTATGTATCAGTAGAATGTGCCATTTATGTTTGGATGCCCACTCTAATTGCTGATTACACAGGTAACCTTGTTTTGATTGCAACATATGCTTTATCGATCTTCTTTGTCTTGCGTGCGGCCGGGCGTTTTCTCGGTGCGTGGTTAATGGCTCATTTTAACTGGGCTGCAGTTTTAAGCATCTTTAGTTTCCTAATTTTTCTCTGTTTCCTTGGAAGTGTAGTGATGGGGCTAAGCTGGGCCATTATTTTATTACCCTTATCCGGATTATTTATGTCAGTTATCTACCCAACCATAAATTCAAAAGGAATTAGCTGTTTTCCTAAAGCAAAACACGGTTCAATTGCAGGTGTTATTTTGTTTTTTACAGCGGCTGGTGCAGCCTTGGGTCCCTTGGCAATGGGAGCAGTAAGCGATGCGTTCGGACAAAATGCACTTTATGGATTTATTCTGGCTACTGTTTTTGCAGCACTGCTTTTAGCGGGAATTATTGCCAACCTAATTTTTAATCCAACAAAAACAAGACTTCAACAATTGGATGAGAGTGAATATTAATACCATAAGATAAATTTTTCACAATGAAGAAGGACTAACTTCCAACAAGTACAGCCCTTTTCATTTAATCGATGTTCCGTCCTGAAATAACAAAACTTTTTGAGTAAGGCTATTTCAGGACAGACATTTAAAAATAAAAACAGGCACTCACAAAATCTGTAAGTGCCTGTTTTTCCAAGTGAACCTGAAGGGACTCGAACCCCTAACCTCCTGATCCGTAGTCAGGTGCTCTATCCAATTAAGCTACAGGTCCAGAACGTGTTTGCTTTAAAAGCGGTGCAAATATAACGCTTATTTGATTAAAAACAAGCCTTAGCTGTATTTTTATCTGATTTCTTTTTATTTCCCTTATTCTTCACTTTTAATCCGTATCTACACTCTTTGTTTGTCAAGAATATTTTTCCATTTTATCCTCGATAGTTACATCAGTTTCAAAATTAACCTGAAGTTTTATATTGCTTAGCATCTTTTGTGCACCCGCTTTGGCACATGCCTGGTGGATACTTTCCATCAGGGCTGGGAATTCATTATAAGAGCATTCCACAACCGTTTCGAAAGGACATACTTTATAACGAAAACCGCTCTTTTCGATGGCTTCAATAGCTTTATCTACCAAAGCATATTTATCCTTTCCTTCAGCTTCCGGCAACACCTGGATTGCCATATTTATTTTATTCGTTCTCCAATTCATCGTTCTCCTGATTTTTTTTCTGATGGATCAATTGAATAATTTCGCCCCGCGACAAAATTTTAACATTGGTAATCACCATATCTTCACGCAAAAAGCCACCATACTGGTTGCATTCTGAAATTACATTCTGAAAAACATTTTTAATTTCAGCTTTAATAGGCAACATTACCAGTGCTGATGAAAATCCTTCCATAAAATCCATCGATTCAAACACGCCTTCATGCTTATTTAACTCAAATATTAATTCATCTTTAAGCAATTTTTGCTGTGTTTCTGTAAGCATCTCGTGTTCGCTCACCGATAAAAACACCACAAAGTAGCGTAGTTTCTGTCCTTTTCCTCCCAGCCCGGTTGAAATGAATACCTGCTGTTCATCAAGCAACGAGCTATGCATTAGCATCCGGCTCTCCTGTAAGGCCAGGGTACCCCATTGTTTTAGGTCGCCGTCTGCCTCTTGTACAAACTTTTCAAGTGTTCGATAGGCTTTTACATCATCGTACACTGCAATAGCCGTTAAAATCTCTTTTTTTCGTTCTTCATCCACCTCTTTATTAAAAAGCTCTTCCCGCGCCTCAAAACACTCTTCCGAAATATCTTTCTCTCTAAGCGATTTGGTAAATTCAAAGTATTTCATCTGAATACCAACATCAATCTGCTCTTCCAGAATACTAAAATTCTCGGGCAAGTCATCCAAGGCTTTCTGAATGTTATTATAAAACTTATCTTCCTCCATATTTCCCTCCTTCTTCCGAACAAAAATAGCGACTTGTTGTAACTATGTAAAGAACAAATATATTTTATTTTTTATGATTGGAATTTAAATATCTTTGTACGCTTATTTTTATTTAAATTAAATTCAGAAAACAGGAACCGTGAAGTTAAGCGAGGCAAAAAATAATGAGCCTGTAGTTATTACTAAGGTTTTGGGACACGGATCGTTTCGGAAACGAATTACCGAAATGGGATTTATTAGGGGAAATGAGGTTAGGGCCTTGAAGAATGCACCTTTTAATGGCCCCACTGAATATAAAATTCTGAATTACAATATTACACTGCGAAAATCGGAAGCAGAACAGATTGAGGTTATTCCGGCTGAAGAGTTTAAAAAAATACCCCCGGGCATTTTTGAAGGCACCATCGACCGAAATATCGATTTGGTAAACCAGTCGGAACGAACCCGGACAATTAACGTTGCGCTGGTTGGTAATCCAAACTGCGGAAAAACTACCCTTTTTAACTTTATCTCCGGCTCGAAAGAAAAAGTTGGTAACTACAGTGGGGTAACAGTTGACATTCATAAGGCAACCTTTAAATCGGGCAAATACACCTTCAATTTCTACGACCTTCCCGGCACGTACAGTCTAACAGCCTATTCGAAAGAAGAAATATTTGTTCGTAAATTTATTTACGAGCAAACACCCGACATTGTAATTAATGTTTTGGACAGCACCAACCTCGAGCGAAGTTTGTTTTTAACCACGCAGTTAATCGACATGGATTTGCGTTGTATAATGGCATTAAACATGTTTGATGAACTGGAAAAAAACAAACTAAAACTCGACATCGACGAACTTGCCAAACTGGTTGGTATTCCGCTTATTCCAACGGTAAGTTCGAAAGGCCTGGGACTGGATAACCTGATTGATAAAGTTATCGAGGTATTTGAGGGCAAAGATACCATCTCGAGACACATTCATATCAATTATGGCAAAGACCTGGAGGAATCCATTAAAATTATTCGTCAGAAAATTAAAGAAGACAAACCTATAACCGATAAGATTTCTTCGCGGTTTTTGGCCATCAAGCTCATCGAAAAAGATAACCAGGTAATTGAATTGCTATCGAAATATTCGAACTTTGAAGAAATACAGCGGGTTACCTTAAAAGAAATAAAAAAGATTGAGCTGTTGGAGAATGACGATAGCGAAACCGTTATTGCCAATGCAAAATACAGCTTTATTGCCGGTGCTTTACGCGAAACCTACAGCAATAAACAAAAGCAGAAAAAAACTACTTCTGAAAAAATAGACAGTGTTTTAACCAACAGGTACCTGGGATTTCCAATTTTTACGGCATTGCTGTTTTTTATTTTCTGGACTACTTTTAAACTAGGTGCCTATCCGATGGACTGGATTGACATGGGCGTTGTGGCCCTTGGAAACTTTGTGGGACAGATAATTCCGAACGGAATGCTTAACGATTTGTTGGTTGATGGAATAATAGGTGGTGCAGGAAGTGTATTGGTGTTTTTGCCAAATATTCTTATTCTTTTCTTTTTTATATCGCTACTTGAAGGTTCGGGCTACATGGCGCGCGCTGCTTTTATAATGGACAACATTATGCACCGGTTTGGGCTGCATGGGCGCTCATTTATTCCAATGATTATGGGATTTGGATGCAACGTTCCGGCGATATTGGCCACCCGTTCAATGCGTAATCGTGGCGACCGTATTCTTACCATGCTTATTATTCCTTTTATGTCGTGCAGTGCACGTTTACCGGTATATATTCTAATTATTTCAGCCTTCTTTCAAAAATATGAAGCATGGGTATTGATTGGCATTTATGCCGTGGGTATTTTATTTGCATTTGTTACCGCACAGGTACTTAATAAAACAGTATTTAAAAATAAAGAAACTCCTTTTGTAATGGAGCTTCCTACATATCGCCTGCCAACTTTCAGAAA
Above is a genomic segment from uncultured Draconibacterium sp. containing:
- a CDS encoding MFS transporter; translation: MNSTFQGQNTKNLTIIKWLTFLMFMMFAMTTDAVGVIIPEVMKQFKVGMTAAGLMHYTPMIAIALAGVFLGFLADRLGRKTTIVIGLGIFALNSFLYIVGNTFGFILTLMAIGGLAIGVFKTGALALIGDISKSTKEHTSTMNAVEGFFAVGAIIGPFIVTYLLSKNVAWQWLYVVAGILCVVLILMALLVEYPKTIKESEEPVNVKGALKMLKDPYALGFSIGAFLYVSVECAIYVWMPTLIADYTGNLVLIATYALSIFFVLRAAGRFLGAWLMAHFNWAAVLSIFSFLIFLCFLGSVVMGLSWAIILLPLSGLFMSVIYPTINSKGISCFPKAKHGSIAGVILFFTAAGAALGPLAMGAVSDAFGQNALYGFILATVFAALLLAGIIANLIFNPTKTRLQQLDESEY
- a CDS encoding thiamine-binding protein; translation: MNWRTNKINMAIQVLPEAEGKDKYALVDKAIEAIEKSGFRYKVCPFETVVECSYNEFPALMESIHQACAKAGAQKMLSNIKLQVNFETDVTIEDKMEKYS
- the feoB gene encoding ferrous iron transport protein B — protein: MKLSEAKNNEPVVITKVLGHGSFRKRITEMGFIRGNEVRALKNAPFNGPTEYKILNYNITLRKSEAEQIEVIPAEEFKKIPPGIFEGTIDRNIDLVNQSERTRTINVALVGNPNCGKTTLFNFISGSKEKVGNYSGVTVDIHKATFKSGKYTFNFYDLPGTYSLTAYSKEEIFVRKFIYEQTPDIVINVLDSTNLERSLFLTTQLIDMDLRCIMALNMFDELEKNKLKLDIDELAKLVGIPLIPTVSSKGLGLDNLIDKVIEVFEGKDTISRHIHINYGKDLEESIKIIRQKIKEDKPITDKISSRFLAIKLIEKDNQVIELLSKYSNFEEIQRVTLKEIKKIELLENDDSETVIANAKYSFIAGALRETYSNKQKQKKTTSEKIDSVLTNRYLGFPIFTALLFFIFWTTFKLGAYPMDWIDMGVVALGNFVGQIIPNGMLNDLLVDGIIGGAGSVLVFLPNILILFFFISLLEGSGYMARAAFIMDNIMHRFGLHGRSFIPMIMGFGCNVPAILATRSMRNRGDRILTMLIIPFMSCSARLPVYILIISAFFQKYEAWVLIGIYAVGILFAFVTAQVLNKTVFKNKETPFVMELPTYRLPTFRNVVYHMWDKTKHYLKKIGTIILLGVIIVWALEYFPRTTKQTAQFEQEIERIKMSELTSAEQEAEIADLNHALESDRLVNSYLGRIGKLIEPVMRPLGFDWKMSISIVAGLPAKEIVVSTMGVLYQTQDGEDTINLQRKLQNETYQTGNKIGQQVFTTPAALAFIIFILLYFPCIGVVATIKNESGTWKWAAFTIFYTTGLAWLAAFATYNIGQLFL